The DNA region GCGTTAAATGGAATCATCTTGTCACCTGTATAACCAGTAGGCGGTGGCGTCGATGTTGGCACCACTCGCAATATAACGTTTAAGCGCGGCGGTGTTGCCCAGCTGGGTCGCTACCCGCAGCGTCACAAGCTGTTGCTGCTGCGCCCAGTGCAGCGCCGCCTGCATGAGTTTTTCGCCAATGCCGCGCCCGGCTAATAAGCCAATACGCGCCTCGCGCGCGTTGAGCTTACGCAGCGAAACGAACCCCTGGATCTGACAGTCTCCTGTGCGGAAAACCAGACAGACATGGTCAAAGGTGCCTTTAACCGCATTCTCAATCCACTGGGCATAGAAACGTCCGCTATCGTCTGGCGCGTACCAGGGCGCGCGAAAGCGGCTCTGCGCAAAGGCCTGGGCCGCCATCTCACGCAGCGCGGGAATATCCTGTTCCGTTGCCGTTTCCGCGCCGGACGCATCGTGTCGGGAAAGGGTAATGGAAAGATCGACCTCACCTTCAACCAGCTGAAAGCCGTATTGCTGGAGCGCGTCAAGCAGATCGGCACGCTCCGCCGGGATCTTCGCCTGCACCCGTTGCCAGGCGGTGAAATCCGATTCAGCCAGTACCGGCGCGTCGTCGCGCAGGCGCACGATGGCCGACGGCAGGCCGAAAAAGGCACTCTCCCACTGCAGGGACTCGAGCACCCCATTCAGGCTGTTCAACGCCAGACGCCTTTAGTA from Enterobacter chengduensis includes:
- the rffC gene encoding dTDP-4-amino-4,6-dideoxy-D-galactose acyltransferase; the protein is MNSLNGVLESLQWESAFFGLPSAIVRLRDDAPVLAESDFTAWQRVQAKIPAERADLLDALQQYGFQLVEGEVDLSITLSRHDASGAETATEQDIPALREMAAQAFAQSRFRAPWYAPDDSGRFYAQWIENAVKGTFDHVCLVFRTGDCQIQGFVSLRKLNAREARIGLLAGRGIGEKLMQAALHWAQQQQLVTLRVATQLGNTAALKRYIASGANIDATAYWLYR